Proteins encoded by one window of Thermus caldifontis:
- the ppsA gene encoding phosphoenolpyruvate synthase — protein MRWIRFFHQVGLEDVPLVGGKNASLGEMIRELAPLGVKVPGGFATTSEAYGYFLKANGLEEAIRQELRNLDPDDPLALQRASRRLRNLILKGAYPKDLEEEIRLVYRKLSEEAGEEALPVAVRSSATAEDLPTASFAGQQESYLYVQGEEDLLLHVKRAMASLFTARAISYRAHMGFDHLKVALSVGVQRMVRADTGSSGVIFTLDPDTGHRGFVYITAIYGLGENIVQGRVGPDAYYVHKETLKAGYRALVHKKLGPKELTLALDPREGRLRNRPTPPYLRKQFALSDQEALLLADWSIRIEEHYSRKRGVPTPMDIEWAKDGPTGELFILQARPETVHSQKAPVLRIYRLLQRGEVLAEGLAVGEAIATGRARVLKDPKEMDRFQEGEVLVTETTNPDWEPIMKRASAIVTERGGRTSHAAIVARELGVPAVVGALGATRLIPEGEVITVSCAEGEVGRIYRGALPFAVEEVRPETLPQTRTRIMVNVGTPEEALRVSLLPTDGVGLLRMEFVFASHVRIHPLALTRFATLPKEVQRQVEELTEAYPDKRAYFVDTLAQGIGLIAAAFYPRPVILRFSDFKTNEYARLLGGHLFEPKEENPMLGWRGASRYYHPDYKEGFLLEVQAVRKVREEMGLKNLMVMVPFCRTPEEGARVLEAMAEGGLRREEGLEVYVMAEIPSNILEAEAFAELFDGFSIGSNDLTQLALGLDRDSERVAWLFDERRETVKALCAMLLEKAHAKGKKVGICGQGPSDYPEFAAFLVERGIDSLSLNPDALLRTVKKVAEMEAALGPGS, from the coding sequence ATGCGCTGGATACGGTTTTTCCACCAGGTGGGCCTCGAGGATGTTCCCTTGGTGGGGGGCAAGAACGCCTCCTTGGGGGAGATGATCCGGGAGCTTGCCCCCTTGGGGGTGAAGGTGCCCGGGGGGTTTGCCACCACCAGCGAGGCCTACGGGTACTTCCTCAAGGCCAATGGCCTCGAGGAGGCCATCCGCCAGGAACTAAGAAATCTGGACCCCGACGACCCCCTGGCCTTGCAAAGGGCCAGCCGCCGCCTAAGGAACCTGATCCTGAAAGGGGCATATCCGAAGGACCTGGAGGAGGAGATCCGCCTGGTCTACCGAAAGCTCTCTGAGGAGGCTGGGGAAGAGGCCCTCCCCGTGGCCGTGCGCAGTAGCGCCACCGCCGAGGACCTCCCCACCGCCAGCTTCGCCGGACAACAGGAAAGCTACCTCTACGTGCAAGGGGAAGAAGACCTCCTCCTCCACGTGAAACGGGCCATGGCCAGCCTCTTCACCGCCCGGGCCATCAGCTACCGGGCCCACATGGGCTTTGACCACCTGAAGGTGGCCCTATCCGTGGGGGTCCAGCGCATGGTGCGGGCGGACACCGGCTCAAGCGGGGTGATCTTCACCCTGGACCCCGACACCGGGCACCGGGGCTTTGTCTACATCACCGCCATCTACGGCCTTGGGGAAAACATCGTCCAGGGGCGGGTGGGGCCCGACGCCTACTACGTGCACAAGGAAACCCTGAAGGCGGGCTACCGGGCCCTGGTGCACAAAAAGCTGGGCCCCAAGGAACTCACCCTGGCCCTTGACCCTAGGGAAGGACGCCTCAGAAACCGCCCCACTCCCCCCTATCTTCGCAAGCAGTTTGCCCTTTCCGACCAGGAGGCCCTCCTCCTGGCCGACTGGTCCATCCGGATTGAGGAGCATTACAGCCGGAAGCGGGGGGTTCCCACCCCCATGGACATCGAGTGGGCCAAGGACGGGCCCACGGGGGAGCTTTTCATCCTGCAAGCCCGCCCCGAAACCGTCCACTCGCAAAAGGCCCCGGTGCTCCGCATCTACCGCCTTTTGCAAAGGGGCGAGGTCCTGGCCGAGGGCCTGGCGGTGGGCGAGGCCATCGCCACGGGAAGGGCCCGGGTGCTCAAAGACCCCAAGGAGATGGATCGCTTTCAGGAAGGGGAGGTCCTGGTCACGGAGACCACCAACCCCGACTGGGAGCCCATCATGAAGCGGGCCTCGGCCATCGTCACCGAGCGGGGTGGGCGCACCTCCCATGCCGCCATCGTGGCCCGGGAGCTGGGGGTACCGGCGGTGGTGGGGGCCTTGGGAGCCACCCGGCTCATCCCCGAAGGGGAGGTGATCACGGTGTCCTGCGCCGAGGGGGAGGTGGGGCGCATCTACCGGGGGGCCCTGCCCTTTGCGGTGGAGGAGGTCCGGCCCGAAACCCTTCCCCAAACCCGCACCCGGATCATGGTGAATGTGGGGACTCCGGAGGAGGCCCTCAGGGTAAGCCTCCTACCCACGGATGGGGTGGGGCTTTTGCGCATGGAGTTCGTCTTTGCCAGCCACGTGCGCATCCACCCCTTGGCCCTTACGCGGTTTGCCACCCTGCCCAAGGAGGTCCAGCGCCAGGTGGAGGAGCTCACCGAGGCTTACCCCGACAAACGGGCCTACTTCGTGGACACCCTGGCCCAGGGGATTGGCCTCATCGCCGCCGCCTTTTACCCCAGGCCTGTAATCCTCCGCTTCTCCGACTTCAAGACCAACGAGTACGCCCGCCTCCTCGGGGGGCACCTCTTTGAGCCCAAGGAGGAAAACCCCATGCTGGGCTGGCGGGGGGCAAGCCGCTACTACCACCCCGACTACAAGGAGGGGTTCCTCCTCGAGGTGCAGGCGGTGAGGAAGGTGCGGGAGGAGATGGGCCTGAAGAACCTCATGGTGATGGTGCCCTTCTGCCGCACCCCAGAGGAGGGGGCCAGGGTCTTGGAGGCGATGGCGGAAGGGGGCTTGAGGCGGGAAGAGGGCCTGGAGGTCTATGTGATGGCGGAGATCCCCTCCAACATCCTCGAGGCCGAGGCCTTTGCCGAGCTTTTTGACGGGTTTTCCATCGGTTCCAACGACCTCACCCAGCTGGCCCTGGGCCTGGACCGGGATTCGGAAAGGGTGGCCTGGCTCTTTGACGAAAGGCGGGAAACGGTCAAGGCCCTCTGCGCCATGCTTTTGGAAAAAGCCCACGCCAAGGGGAAGAAGGTGGGAATCTGCGGCCAAGGGCCTTCCGACTACCCCGAGTTCGCCGCCTTCCTGGTGGAAAGGGGGATCGACTCCCTAAGCCTCAACCCCGATGCCCTCCTGCGCACGGTGAAGAAGGTGGCGGAGATGGAAGCGGCCCTAGGCCCAGGCTCCTGA
- the trhA gene encoding PAQR family membrane homeostasis protein TrhA: MVREPFNALSHALGVPLALLGSGLLLLLAPREVWPALLIFGLTMAFMFGASTLYHALQVGDRALAWLRRLDHAAIFLFIAGSYTPFLVEGLQESWKPFALGLVWDLALLGVGFRLFFLRAPRWLYTLAYLALGWLSVIFLPKLHLPFSTFGLMAISGAFYTLGAWVYARRKPDPWPGKVGFHGLWHLLVLLGSLFMYLAVLSLYT; this comes from the coding sequence ATGGTCCGCGAACCCTTTAACGCCTTGAGCCATGCCCTGGGGGTGCCCTTGGCCCTCTTGGGAAGCGGTCTTCTCCTCCTCCTTGCCCCCAGGGAGGTTTGGCCCGCCCTCCTCATCTTCGGGCTCACCATGGCCTTCATGTTCGGCGCCAGCACCCTTTACCACGCCTTACAGGTGGGGGATCGGGCCCTGGCCTGGCTCAGGCGGCTGGACCATGCGGCCATTTTCCTCTTCATCGCCGGAAGCTACACCCCCTTTCTGGTGGAGGGCCTGCAGGAAAGCTGGAAGCCCTTTGCCCTGGGCCTGGTGTGGGACTTGGCCCTCCTGGGGGTGGGCTTCCGCCTCTTCTTTCTTAGGGCGCCCCGTTGGCTTTATACCCTGGCCTACCTGGCCCTGGGATGGCTTTCCGTCATCTTTCTCCCCAAGCTCCACCTGCCCTTTTCCACCTTCGGCCTCATGGCCATCTCCGGGGCCTTCTACACCCTGGGCGCCTGGGTCTACGCCAGAAGGAAGCCCGACCCCTGGCCGGGAAAAGTGGGGTTCCACGGACTTTGGCACCTCCTGGTCCTCCTGGGAAGCCTTTTCATGTATCTGGCGGTTCTAAGCCTGTACACCTAG
- a CDS encoding response regulator transcription factor encodes MEPPLILIVEDEKDIARFIELELQAEGYRTEVAYDGITGLSRFREVNPNLVILDLMLPVMDGIEVAKRIRKTSNVPILILTAKDRVEDKVEGLDAGADDYLVKPFSIEELLARVRAHLRRVSPAITGEIRVADLIINLEGREVFRSGRRIELSNKEFELLELLARNPGKVFSRYEIEEKVWPGYQGGSNVVDVYIGYLRKKLEAGGERRLIHTVRGVGYVLRED; translated from the coding sequence ATGGAACCCCCTCTAATCCTGATCGTGGAAGACGAGAAGGACATCGCCCGTTTCATTGAGCTGGAACTCCAGGCTGAGGGCTACCGCACCGAGGTGGCCTACGACGGCATCACCGGGCTTTCCCGCTTCCGGGAGGTGAACCCCAACCTGGTGATCCTGGACCTAATGCTTCCCGTCATGGACGGGATTGAGGTGGCCAAGCGCATCCGCAAGACCTCCAACGTACCCATTCTCATCCTCACCGCCAAGGACCGCGTGGAGGACAAGGTGGAGGGCCTGGACGCTGGGGCCGATGACTACCTGGTGAAGCCCTTTTCCATTGAGGAGCTTCTCGCCCGGGTGCGGGCCCACCTGCGCCGGGTAAGCCCGGCCATCACCGGGGAGATCCGGGTGGCCGACCTCATCATCAACCTGGAAGGAAGGGAGGTCTTCCGCAGCGGAAGGCGCATAGAGCTTTCCAACAAGGAGTTTGAGCTCCTGGAACTCCTCGCCCGAAATCCGGGGAAGGTCTTCAGCCGCTACGAGATAGAGGAGAAGGTCTGGCCCGGCTACCAGGGAGGAAGCAACGTGGTGGACGTCTACATCGGCTACCTGCGCAAGAAGCTGGAAGCCGGGGGGGAAAGGCGCCTCATCCACACGGTTCGGGGTGTGGGCTACGTGCTCCGCGAGGACTGA
- a CDS encoding sensor histidine kinase, giving the protein MTLRFRITLLTAGLLLVTLLALGIALEGLLRNFLYRSLRQELQEASNQVVRLLNLGGQALLEAGLPANLYAELILLPEENPALLAQEGGISLQKSPALGAQRLLLKEADYRALLQRGEAWAYAGLPREGPPLRLLVYARRVEVNLGGTVWKGALLVGRPVESLESTLTQFARIYTGTALLVLLLAILLARKLVARALEPLEWVAKRAEAITTRPEPLPEPEGRDEVATLVRALNGMLSRMQEAFLAQARFLQDASHELRTPITAILGHVGYLLRRTPLTEAQRESLEVVKREAERMGKLVSDLLELSQSGTWRMEPAPVRVLDLLEEVKEEFAKSFEGEIEIEAAPELWVQGDPDRLHQVLANLLSNAIKAGARHIWLRAFDLGEKVVVRVEDDGEGIPKEHLPHLFERFYRVDKARDRERGGSGLGLAIVKAILEAHGGEIWVESEVGKGTAFSFSLPSAAPPPPPR; this is encoded by the coding sequence ATGACCCTCCGCTTCCGCATCACCCTCCTCACCGCAGGCCTCCTCCTGGTCACCCTCTTGGCCCTGGGGATTGCCTTGGAGGGTCTTTTACGAAACTTCCTCTACCGCTCCCTCCGCCAGGAGCTCCAGGAGGCCAGCAACCAGGTGGTGCGCCTTCTGAACCTGGGCGGACAAGCCCTCTTGGAAGCAGGGCTTCCCGCAAACCTGTATGCGGAGCTGATCCTCCTCCCCGAGGAAAACCCCGCCCTTCTGGCTCAGGAAGGTGGGATCAGCCTGCAAAAAAGCCCCGCCCTAGGAGCCCAGCGCCTCCTCCTAAAAGAGGCGGACTACCGCGCCCTTTTGCAGCGGGGCGAGGCCTGGGCCTACGCCGGGCTACCCCGGGAAGGACCCCCCCTCAGGCTTCTGGTCTATGCCCGACGGGTGGAGGTGAACCTGGGAGGAACCGTGTGGAAAGGAGCCCTCCTGGTGGGAAGGCCTGTGGAAAGCCTGGAGAGCACCCTCACCCAGTTCGCCCGCATCTATACGGGGACAGCGCTTCTCGTGCTCCTCCTCGCCATCCTCCTGGCCAGGAAGCTGGTGGCCCGGGCCCTGGAGCCCCTGGAGTGGGTGGCCAAGCGGGCCGAGGCCATCACCACCCGCCCCGAGCCCTTGCCGGAACCTGAAGGGCGGGATGAGGTGGCCACCCTGGTGCGGGCCCTGAATGGGATGCTCTCCCGGATGCAGGAGGCTTTCCTGGCCCAGGCCCGCTTCCTCCAGGATGCTTCCCATGAGCTCAGGACCCCCATCACCGCCATCCTGGGCCACGTGGGCTACCTTTTAAGGCGCACCCCCCTCACGGAAGCCCAAAGGGAAAGCCTCGAGGTGGTAAAGCGGGAGGCGGAGCGCATGGGGAAACTGGTTTCCGACCTCCTGGAGCTTTCCCAAAGCGGCACCTGGCGCATGGAACCCGCCCCGGTGCGGGTGCTCGACCTCTTGGAGGAGGTGAAGGAGGAGTTCGCCAAGAGCTTTGAAGGGGAAATAGAAATCGAAGCCGCCCCGGAGCTTTGGGTGCAAGGCGACCCCGACCGGCTCCATCAGGTCCTGGCCAACCTCCTTTCCAACGCCATCAAAGCGGGGGCCCGGCACATCTGGCTCAGGGCCTTTGACCTGGGGGAAAAGGTGGTGGTCCGGGTGGAGGACGATGGGGAGGGCATCCCCAAGGAGCACCTTCCCCACCTTTTTGAGCGCTTCTACCGGGTGGACAAGGCCCGGGACCGGGAGCGGGGGGGGTCGGGGCTGGGCCTGGCCATCGTGAAGGCCATCCTCGAGGCCCACGGGGGGGAGATCTGGGTGGAAAGCGAGGTGGGCAAAGGCACGGCCTTCAGCTTCTCCCTCCCTTCAGCCGCGCCACCGCCTCCTCCACGCTGA
- the ccsA gene encoding cytochrome c biogenesis protein CcsA produces the protein MTGASLLALMGVLLLAVGLFWPRGLSLGAFLCLGAALADALAKGFFSGPAQPALVLGGLLALRGESLLLRPRLTPLRRYLVLLAMLLGLFALKALPHPGGSLPPLLTLVHAGAFLVAYLALAVGVGAGVMCALQDLRLRSVPEKALLFAPLWSLRRLEQGYLRVGYLATTLGLTSGMAWAWGYFGSPLALDPKEISVLLGWFGLTLYFLLEERLRGYVRMALLLSAYALLLFAFIGAPFLGSRHPSGLGF, from the coding sequence ATGACCGGTGCTTCCCTTTTGGCCTTGATGGGGGTCCTCCTCTTGGCCGTGGGGTTGTTCTGGCCTCGAGGGCTTTCCCTGGGGGCCTTCCTTTGCCTGGGGGCCGCCTTGGCCGATGCCCTTGCCAAGGGGTTTTTCTCAGGGCCAGCCCAGCCCGCCCTGGTCCTGGGGGGACTTTTGGCCTTACGGGGGGAGAGCCTCCTCCTTAGACCCCGGCTGACCCCCTTGCGCCGCTATCTGGTCCTCCTGGCCATGCTTCTCGGCCTCTTTGCCCTCAAGGCCTTGCCCCATCCGGGGGGGAGCCTGCCTCCCCTTCTTACCCTGGTGCATGCCGGGGCTTTCCTGGTAGCCTACCTGGCCCTGGCGGTGGGGGTGGGGGCGGGGGTGATGTGCGCTTTGCAGGACCTGCGCTTGCGGTCGGTGCCGGAAAAGGCCTTGCTCTTTGCTCCCCTTTGGAGCCTGAGGCGGCTGGAGCAGGGGTACTTGCGGGTGGGGTATCTGGCCACCACCTTGGGCTTGACCAGCGGCATGGCCTGGGCCTGGGGCTATTTCGGCAGTCCCTTGGCCTTGGATCCCAAGGAGATCTCTGTGCTGTTGGGTTGGTTTGGCCTTACCCTCTACTTTTTGCTGGAGGAAAGGCTCCGGGGCTATGTGCGCATGGCCCTGCTCCTTTCGGCCTATGCCCTTTTGCTCTTTGCCTTTATAGGCGCCCCCTTCCTGGGTTCCCGCCATCCCTCGGGGTTGGGGTTTTGA
- the hemA gene encoding glutamyl-tRNA reductase, translating into MALPLYLVGLSHKTAPLEVREKVALDPVVALPAALFTLGKAVVLSTCNRTEIYGVGSAKEAKALLLSRGVEAHHLYQKEGIEVLRHLFRVAAGLDSLVMGEAQILGQVREALFLARKYGATESLLEKAFQSAIALGKRARSETAIGAGAVSVAYAALDLALAVYGDLTGLAVAVLGAGEMAELFLTHLKAQGVGRVLVVNRTVERAKALAERFGGEAFGLSALPQVLRQADLVVASAASPHYLVRPEDLPRRSKPLFLIDIALPRNIDPRVGRLSQAYLYNLDDLKRVVEKNLRARQGEVPKVEALIERALGEYLEWYAGHRVREAIRALEGLAFREVVREYPEADPLTWHKEAGRRAHPWILAVKARTQEFLQGPPCPRECPLLAFRPPRL; encoded by the coding sequence ATGGCCCTGCCCCTTTACCTGGTGGGCCTTTCCCACAAGACCGCTCCCCTCGAGGTGCGGGAAAAGGTGGCCTTGGACCCCGTGGTGGCCTTGCCTGCGGCCCTTTTCACCCTGGGCAAGGCGGTGGTGCTTTCCACCTGTAACCGCACGGAGATCTACGGGGTGGGTAGCGCCAAGGAGGCCAAGGCCCTCCTCCTCTCCCGGGGCGTGGAGGCCCACCACCTATACCAGAAGGAGGGAATAGAGGTTCTGCGGCACCTCTTTCGGGTGGCGGCGGGCCTAGACTCCTTGGTGATGGGAGAAGCGCAGATCCTGGGGCAGGTGCGGGAGGCCCTTTTCCTGGCCCGCAAATATGGGGCCACGGAAAGCCTCCTAGAGAAGGCCTTTCAGTCGGCCATCGCTTTGGGGAAACGCGCCCGGAGCGAAACCGCCATTGGGGCCGGGGCGGTGAGCGTGGCCTATGCCGCCTTGGACCTGGCCCTGGCGGTGTACGGGGACCTTACGGGCCTTGCCGTGGCGGTTTTGGGGGCGGGGGAGATGGCGGAGCTTTTCCTCACCCACCTGAAGGCCCAAGGGGTGGGGAGGGTCTTGGTGGTGAACCGCACGGTGGAAAGGGCCAAGGCCTTGGCGGAGCGGTTTGGTGGCGAGGCCTTTGGCCTTTCGGCCCTGCCCCAGGTCCTGCGCCAGGCGGATCTGGTGGTGGCCTCGGCGGCTAGTCCCCATTACCTGGTGCGCCCGGAGGACCTCCCCAGGAGGTCCAAGCCCCTTTTCCTCATCGACATCGCCCTACCCCGGAACATCGATCCGCGGGTGGGGCGTCTTTCCCAGGCCTACCTCTACAACCTGGACGACCTGAAGCGGGTGGTGGAGAAGAACCTCAGGGCCCGCCAGGGGGAGGTGCCCAAGGTGGAAGCCCTTATTGAGAGGGCCCTGGGGGAGTACCTGGAGTGGTACGCAGGCCACCGGGTGCGGGAGGCCATAAGGGCCCTGGAGGGCTTAGCCTTTAGGGAGGTGGTGCGGGAGTACCCGGAGGCGGATCCCCTCACCTGGCACAAGGAGGCGGGGCGTAGGGCCCATCCCTGGATCCTGGCGGTGAAGGCGCGGACCCAGGAGTTCCTGCAGGGCCCTCCCTGCCCCAGGGAGTGTCCCCTCCTGGCCTTCCGTCCCCCACGGCTATGA
- a CDS encoding uroporphyrinogen-III synthase yields the protein MVLLTRGKDKELLHRLRTLGIEAAEVALLEQVDLPGLKGLPERLFQADWLAVTSKEGAKRLLWAWESVGRPLLRVAAVGEGTGEVLRQGGLSPTFLPPRATAKDLAVAFPPAQKVLFVAGDLAGRDLEEGLRARGMEVERLEVYATQERELSPEEVALLEAAQVVAFFSPSGVRAYARWTKRRPKAACIGPSTAKEALALGFPVVEAEVPGLEGLFQAILQALS from the coding sequence GTGGTCCTGCTCACCCGCGGGAAGGATAAGGAGCTTTTGCACCGGCTCCGCACCTTGGGGATTGAGGCGGCGGAGGTGGCCCTTTTAGAGCAGGTGGACTTGCCGGGGCTTAAGGGGCTTCCCGAAAGACTCTTCCAGGCGGACTGGCTGGCGGTCACCTCCAAGGAGGGGGCCAAGCGGCTCCTTTGGGCCTGGGAAAGCGTGGGGAGGCCGTTGCTGAGGGTGGCGGCGGTGGGGGAGGGGACGGGAGAGGTCTTGCGCCAGGGGGGGCTATCCCCTACCTTCCTCCCTCCCAGGGCCACGGCCAAGGACTTGGCGGTGGCCTTTCCCCCAGCCCAAAAGGTGCTTTTTGTGGCGGGGGACCTGGCGGGGCGGGACCTCGAGGAGGGCCTAAGGGCCCGGGGAATGGAGGTGGAACGGCTGGAGGTCTACGCCACCCAGGAGCGGGAGCTTTCCCCGGAGGAGGTAGCCCTCCTGGAGGCGGCCCAGGTGGTGGCCTTCTTTAGCCCCAGCGGCGTCCGGGCCTACGCCCGTTGGACAAAAAGGCGCCCCAAGGCGGCTTGCATTGGCCCCAGCACCGCCAAGGAGGCGTTGGCCTTGGGCTTCCCCGTGGTGGAGGCGGAGGTGCCGGGCCTAGAGGGCCTCTTCCAGGCCATCCTGCAGGCACTTTCATAG
- a CDS encoding carboxymuconolactone decarboxylase family protein — translation MSVRRAIWGEKEEAIEKALKEVDEDLFRYIRDFAYEEVLARPGLDLRTRELLAITALIALGSPKELATHLEGALRVGAKEEEVRETILQSALFLGFPRALAAMKLFHQVLRGRGPAHPREG, via the coding sequence ATGAGCGTGCGGCGGGCCATCTGGGGGGAGAAGGAGGAGGCCATTGAAAAGGCCCTCAAAGAGGTGGATGAGGACCTTTTCCGCTACATCCGCGATTTTGCCTACGAGGAGGTTCTGGCCCGGCCCGGGCTGGACCTCAGGACCCGGGAACTCCTGGCCATCACGGCCCTGATCGCCCTTGGTAGCCCCAAGGAGCTGGCCACCCATCTGGAGGGGGCCTTGCGGGTGGGGGCCAAGGAGGAGGAGGTGCGGGAAACCATCTTGCAGTCCGCCCTCTTTCTGGGCTTCCCCCGGGCCTTGGCCGCCATGAAGCTCTTTCACCAGGTCTTGAGGGGTCGTGGTCCTGCTCACCCGCGGGAAGGATAA
- a CDS encoding HAD family hydrolase — MTRAVLFDVGNTLILASPRFWLLPFLQERGLKPRRDPKKAALVAFRFYEDHHLEARDLETALGLWREFHRRLFTGMGLEEHAEALSRELVENWKDPRFWPLTPGAKETLQALRERGYALAVVSNWDATLPEILEVVGLRPYFQHLSVSALSGVAKPDPRLFQEALAALGVPPERAVHVGDSEADVAGAQGAGVKPLLFDPLGENPEALHRLEGVLDYLP, encoded by the coding sequence ATGACCCGGGCGGTGCTCTTTGACGTGGGGAATACCCTGATCCTGGCAAGCCCCCGGTTTTGGCTTCTGCCCTTTTTGCAGGAAAGGGGGCTAAAGCCCAGGAGGGATCCCAAGAAGGCGGCCTTGGTGGCCTTTCGCTTCTACGAGGACCACCACTTAGAGGCCCGGGACCTGGAAACCGCCCTGGGGCTATGGCGGGAGTTCCACCGAAGGCTTTTTACCGGCATGGGCCTCGAGGAGCACGCCGAGGCCCTGAGCCGGGAGCTGGTGGAAAACTGGAAGGACCCCCGCTTTTGGCCCTTAACCCCGGGAGCCAAGGAAACCCTGCAAGCGCTACGGGAGCGGGGTTATGCCCTGGCGGTGGTTTCCAACTGGGATGCCACCTTGCCGGAGATCCTCGAGGTGGTGGGCCTTAGGCCCTATTTCCAACACCTTTCCGTAAGCGCCCTTTCCGGGGTGGCCAAGCCCGACCCTAGGCTCTTCCAGGAGGCCTTGGCCGCCTTGGGCGTGCCGCCTGAGAGGGCGGTGCACGTGGGGGATTCGGAGGCGGATGTGGCCGGGGCCCAAGGGGCCGGGGTTAAGCCCCTCCTCTTTGACCCCTTGGGGGAGAACCCAGAGGCCCTCCACCGCCTGGAGGGGGTGCTAGACTACCTGCCATGA
- the purB gene encoding adenylosuccinate lyase, with protein MVPRYQTPEMAELWSEENRYRMWALVEAYALEAWEALGQVPKGLAQRLLEHLKKHPLDARFAQRVAELEEITRHDLVAFTRALVEWTGDEEVGRYLHLGLTSSDIVDTAQNALLVKALDLILEELFGVQEELKRLALQYKHTPAIARTHGVHAEPTGFGLRFLSFYAAFQRDEERLKRAQKTMGVAMLSGSVGNYAHVPPEVEAHVAERLGLIPEPLSTQVVPRDRHAEVLAALAILGGNLERVAVELRHLQRTEVLEAQEPFREGQTGSSSMPHKKNPVGLENLTGMARLLRGYLGPALENIALWHERDISHSSVERVILPDATTTCHYALRRLRGILKGLVVFEENLKRNLDLTRGLVYSQQVLNALIALGLPRDKAYAIVQRNALRSWEEGRSFAELLEKDPENPLKGERLRALFDPTPFLKHVDAIYARFGLS; from the coding sequence ATGGTCCCCCGTTACCAGACCCCAGAGATGGCCGAGCTATGGTCGGAGGAAAACCGCTACCGCATGTGGGCTTTGGTGGAGGCCTATGCCCTCGAGGCCTGGGAGGCCTTGGGCCAGGTGCCCAAGGGACTTGCCCAAAGGCTTCTGGAGCACCTAAAGAAGCACCCCCTGGACGCCCGCTTCGCCCAGAGGGTGGCGGAGCTGGAGGAGATCACCCGCCACGACCTGGTGGCCTTCACCCGGGCCCTGGTGGAGTGGACCGGGGACGAGGAGGTGGGGCGCTACCTGCACCTGGGCCTCACCAGCTCCGACATCGTGGACACGGCGCAAAACGCCCTTCTGGTGAAGGCCTTGGACCTGATCCTTGAGGAGCTCTTCGGGGTGCAGGAGGAGCTTAAGCGGCTAGCCCTCCAGTACAAGCACACCCCCGCCATCGCCCGCACCCACGGGGTCCATGCGGAGCCCACGGGCTTCGGCCTCCGTTTCCTGAGCTTTTACGCCGCCTTCCAAAGGGACGAGGAAAGGCTAAAGCGGGCCCAGAAGACCATGGGCGTAGCCATGCTCTCGGGCTCGGTGGGGAACTACGCCCACGTGCCCCCGGAGGTGGAGGCCCATGTGGCGGAAAGGCTTGGTCTCATCCCCGAACCCCTTTCCACCCAGGTGGTGCCCCGGGACCGGCATGCGGAGGTGCTAGCCGCCTTGGCCATCCTGGGGGGGAACCTGGAGCGGGTGGCGGTGGAGCTCAGGCACCTGCAGCGCACAGAGGTGTTGGAAGCCCAGGAGCCCTTTAGGGAAGGGCAGACGGGAAGCTCCAGCATGCCCCACAAGAAAAACCCCGTGGGTTTGGAAAACCTTACGGGGATGGCGAGGCTTCTAAGGGGCTACCTGGGACCAGCCCTGGAAAACATCGCCCTGTGGCACGAGCGGGACATCTCCCACTCCTCCGTGGAACGGGTGATCCTCCCCGACGCCACCACCACCTGCCACTATGCCCTAAGGCGGCTTAGGGGAATCCTGAAGGGCCTGGTGGTCTTTGAGGAAAACCTGAAGAGGAACCTGGACCTCACCCGGGGCCTGGTCTACTCCCAGCAGGTGCTGAATGCCCTCATCGCCCTGGGCCTCCCTCGGGACAAGGCCTACGCCATCGTGCAACGCAACGCCCTACGGAGCTGGGAGGAGGGCCGAAGCTTCGCCGAACTTTTGGAAAAGGACCCGGAAAACCCCCTCAAGGGGGAAAGGCTTAGGGCCCTTTTTGACCCGACCCCCTTCCTCAAGCATGTGGACGCCATCTACGCCCGCTTTGGCTTAAGTTAA